A stretch of Ranitomeya variabilis isolate aRanVar5 chromosome 3, aRanVar5.hap1, whole genome shotgun sequence DNA encodes these proteins:
- the TENT5C gene encoding terminal nucleotidyltransferase 5C: protein MASQGSDSSNSPQACSVLTWEQVDRLNSFLTEVVPIHGRGNFPTLKITLKDIVQMVRSHLEDAGIKVRDVRLNGSAASHVLVKDNGLGYKDLDLIFGVTISSEADFQLVKDVVIGLLLNFLPEGVNKERISPVTLKEAYVQKLVKVFTDLDRWSLISLSNKDGRNIELKFVHSIRRQFEFSVDSFQIVLDSLLFYYDCSENPMSEHFHPTVIGESMYGDFEASLGHLRNRQIATKNPEEIRGGGLMKYSNLLVRDFKPADKEQIKSLERYMCSRFFIDFSDIFEQQRKLESYLQNHFIGEEKSKYDYLMILRRVVNESTVCLMGHERRQTLNLISLLALRVLAEQNIIPNATNVTCYYQPAPYVSDANFSNYYIANTAVSYSQSYPTWLPCS, encoded by the coding sequence ATGGCAAGCCAAGGAAGTGACAGCAGCAACTCCCCCCAAGCCTGCAGCGTCCTGACCTGGGAGCAGGTGGATCGCCTGAACAGCTTCCTTACTGAGGTGGTCCCCATCCATGGACGTGGGAACTTCCCCACCCTGAAGATCACACTGAAGGATATTGTGCAGATGGTCCGCAGCCACCTGGAGGATGCGGGGATCAAAGTGCGGGATGTGCGGCTCAATGGCTCTGCTGCTAGTCATGTCCTCGTGAAGGATAACGGTCTGGGCTACAAGGACTTGGACTTGATTTTTGGGGTGACCATCTCCTCTGAGGCTGACTTCCAGCTTGTGAAAGATGTGGTCATCGGATTACTCCTCAACTTCCTGCCAGAGGGGGTGAACAAGGAGCGGATCAGCCCTGTCACCCTGAAGGAGGCCTACGTGCAGAAGCTAGTGAAGGTGTTCACGGACTTGGACCGCTGGAGCCTCATCTCGCTGTCCAACAAGGACGGTAGGAACATCGAGCTGAAGTTTGTCCACTCCATCCGCCGGCAGTTTGAGTTCAGTGTGGACTCCTTCCAGATTGTGCTGGACTCTCTGCTCTTCTACTACGACTGCTCAGAGAACCCAATGTCTGAGCACTTCCACCCCACCGTCATTGGGGAAAGCATGTATGGAGACTTTGAAGCCTCTTTGGGCCACCTCCGGAATAGGCAGATCGCTACCAAGAATCCAGAGGAGATCCGGGGCGGTGGCCTGATGAAGTACAGCAATCTGCTGGTGCGGGACTTCAAGCCGGCAGACAAGGAGCAGATCAAGTCCCTGGAGCGCTACATGTGCTCCCGCTTCTTCATTGACTTCTCCGACATCTTCGAACAGCAGCGCAAGCTGGAGTCGTATCTCCAGAACCACTTCATCGGGGAGGAGAAGAGCAAGTATGACTACCTGATGATCCTCCGCAGGGTGGTGAATGAGAGTACAGTGTGCCTGATGGGCCATGAGCGCCGACAGACTCTAAACCTGATCTCCCTGCTGGCCCTCAGGGTGCTGGCCGAACAGAACATTATCCCCAATGCCACAAACGTCACCTGCTACTACCAGCCTGCACCATACGTGAGCGATGCCAACTTCAGCAACTACTACATCGCCAACACAGCCGTCTCCTACAGCCAGTCCTACCCGACGTGGCTGCCGTGCAGTTAG